The Diabrotica virgifera virgifera chromosome 4, PGI_DIABVI_V3a genome segment ACTCTTATATCCGCCATTCTACTTATTTaattattccattctttttttgcTATTTACTGTCCACTCGTCTAAACCGTGTACATTACATCTTGTGTCAGAATATTTCCtgcaaaagtatttttgaaaaatttaaacgcagaatgaaaggctactttattaccgagggccgaaagtcataatctttcattctgcgtttaaatttttcaaaaatatttattagttttcccaaGATTCGAAAAAacttaatacatttaaaacacattgaaaatttggACATGCTTCAAAACTTTGTTCCGTTCCGCTTAAGGTGGTacactatcaatataatgtaaattatatttacttatttatattatttatttatttatattgatagttttctgttgataatttcccacctctattTCTTTCACTATATAATATTCACTTCTttcaatatattatgttttccgtcttatGCGTTATTTTACCGGTTCTTTGCGCGCTCATCACTGGATATTTCCATATATCTAAATTTTCTCTTGATTTATGTTAAATCTATTTAGTTACTAGTGTAATATCACAACATGATATTGCTTCCACATGATTCTAAAcatttaaatatgtgataaaagGCAATACAGTTCATAATTTTACATACaaatcataattttaaaaatttgttccAAAACTAACCAGTCTCATTTTGGAAATTCctttaatattttagaaataatAATATGATGAGTTGTTTATGAAAAAAGTCAAATAACAAACAGGTTTCCCCAATTAAACGAGGTAAGatgaatattttattgcaaaaatatatttactacaaaaatgtatttttatttattataattatttataaaaaaaattattacaaaaatttattgtttagACCTATTACAAACTATTTTATTACTACTACATATCACTATTATTTGTTATAagtattcataaaaaaatatttattacaaaaatttattttttacgcCCATTACAAACTAAACTTAGAATCTACagttaaaaacttttttaacagTCGATagacattgtttttctttttattttctgttttcatGGGCTTTTTCTTGAGTACCTCCAAACTATGTCTCAAATTTACAGATTTCTTGGTGATCTTTTTGGAAGCGTTAGCTGCAAATACTCTTTTGGCATCCTCCCTGGAAATAGTTATTGATTTTGCAGGATTCCGGATAATTTCTTCAGCCTGACGTCTTTCAATCTCGAAGGCATTCCGGAGATTATTTCTCAACACGCTGTCACCAAGACAAATACTCTTGAATCTAGGATCTGATCTTGCAGTTGCCAATAATGACAGTGGATCCAACAATCTGAAATATGAAAAAGTATATCAGTATATAAATTAAAagtgtaattaaaaaaataaataccaatataaaaataataataaaaaataaaagaaattaataaaCACTTACCTTAAAATATTAGACCACATTTCCACAGGAAGCGCTGTCAACTGGAAGCAGGATGCAGCGATCACTGGTAATAATCGAAACATTTCGACTTTTGACACAACTTAACAATAACACTTGAAAGCACAAACTGAACTGACTATAACGCGCAGATTCCTCTGTTATATACGCTGGTTTACGCGGCAAATCACTTACCAAAGCGCGCGCACTATCTAATACCACGTCAGCCATACAGCTGACCAAATCAACAAAAGATGGCGCGCAGTGTACCGCCAAATTAACTGCATTATGCGGCAATATAACACCGCGAAAATCATAAAGAACCACGTCATCGATATAGCCGGTTAATGCACAGTTATTTTTAACGTaggagcagtaaaatgtattactTTAATTGTTGTATTTTTTGGAACTGCTCAAATTATTAGTTCCCTCCACTAGTTTTAACTGTTCCTCTGATAAATATCCGAAAGGGCGCACAGTGAGAATCGAAATCTCAAATGGAGCTTTGATCAGTTATTTAGGTCAGtaatttaagtgttttttttttctattatctcTGTaaccttcttctttttcttaaggtgcggagaccgcttgtcgatcgttggctctcatgttccccagcatattaacaattactgtcttatttacagccgcacgaaatagttcagtgctagtttttccaaaccattggcgtaggtaaTTAAGCCaggaagttgtacggcggcccacacttctttttccattattttaccttgcgtgacaaggtgaagtatgtcatatttttctggctAAATATATACTGAACgtattatatgaccaaagtatttcAATTTACGCCTTTCAACTGTGTTCGCTACTtcacaacttttattcaaaccttgcaaaaccctttcgtttgtggtTCTTTCTATCCAACTGATCTTCGGAATACGGCtgtagacccacatctcaaatgcttctctGTTGTTCAAAAACGATTCTGTCATGGTcaatgcttcaaccccgtaaaatAATACTAGGaatataacatcgaaccatttTTTGCGCGAAGTTGCAAATTGAGATCAAGACTGCAAAGGATTTTGTTATATTTCATAAAACTTATTCTTGCTTTGCcaattctttttatttctgtactagggttccagcttgcattaatatgagtacccagatatacaagataacttacgcgttcaattgagtcattaccaattgttacgttatagttattattatttacggttGCCTGTtcactaataaccataaactttgttatttttgcgttgagtttgagtccatatatcgcacAGATCGCCACCATTGGTTCAATAACACTtaaagatgttcaattgatcctgtcactaacaaggtgtcatctgcgtatctggtATTGTTCATAGGCACGCCATTAATGATTATGCCCTGGACAATTCGATGTAAATATCAGGATCGAATTGTTTTCTAATGCACTTTCGTCCGATTCTTCTCgatcttcttcttgcagtaccgtctcctatcgaaGGTTGactaccatcacagcaattttaactttgatggctgcagctctgaacaattgtattgaactgcacccgtaccattccctcaaatTTCGCAATCAGGAAATCcttctacgtcccacatttctttttctgacctttttcttctcgatcgacgatggtaaataaatggTTAAAGTGTGGAGTAAgaatatggttttattgacagctactgaTAATTACACTATAGTTGTTGGTCAGGTAACTTTCTATAATAGACTGCGATTCAAAATAGTCCCTTTGGCTAATTTATAATCTCATCAAAATATACAAACCATCAATAACTTACATGGTAACAAAGAACTTGCAATCTACAGTTTAATCGAGAAGGCTATTGCAAAACTTAGGAAGTTCAAATGGAAATACCACTATAAAGTTCACTGGActctaataattaaaatattactcgatatgtttcccaatgtttcaattatacacggtaaactataaaagtttaggaagttaagaataatgtgagattacaaattaagggattaatttgagattgaacttttgcgttttccaacacttcatttaagattgtttcagcgtaaagttTAAACAACagtggtgacaatatacagccttgtcgaactccgcgcttgatATATACTTCGTCAGAGCACTGATTCCCAACCCTAATatatgcagcctggccccaatacaaatttgcgatgaTTCTAATGTCCTTACGTCCCAGACCGGAAGTCTTGAGAATATTTAGCATTTTCGGGAACCACTCGCTAGCAGAATTGGATATGTTGAAATTTATCTACTAATTGAGGACTTTCATTCCAGTCCAAGGTGTTACGTTTAATATAATCAATGCTCCGTGGTTTATTACTAACAGGGATATTACAATGATCTGGAAGGACAAtccgtcagtgaagtgatagtggagATAAATGAAGTATACATCATACGTCTTGAAAGCCATGCGAGCGTCCCTTGTTGTTAGACAACAGCCAAGAAACAAAACGATTAAAGAGACAGCCTTCACTAGATTTACCGCACCAACAATAATAATGTTACAATTCTAATATTCtccgtgtgcaagtacttggaggggatacgagaaacgatcgtgcgcgaatagcggagaaatcttgcaactttcttaaataattcattgtcaattgaaattgtcaaattgacgtatatttcatatctactgtcaatgaagaagaaaaattatatagtccagagaaataagatttttctcgtgacacatccccctccaggccgaaaccaaattttttgagtagtatggacatctatattattaacctatatgtttcctgcagccgattttgatgatatacatagttaaatgaagatcaaaaaacgctaaattttcgcttttttcgtctattaccaaaaagttaagcactttaaacaaatttgagtgtaagaaactcataaatcgtataaaaaacttcaatatggcgttcgctgaatatgtccatccttattggttgcttagaaaatggcaaaataaatcataaattttgagtttttaaaaatattcataacttatgtaaaattaacttagaaccttcttattacatggaatgctgatacttcttgtacttaaattatattttaaatttcaaagcaattggtcaaatagtttaaaagttatttaatttgtttatcccaaattcattttttttgcaacactacaagtcagaaaattatgaggctacaatcatacttcggacagtttatgaaagaagaacatttatactattaccattattaaaaataaatgacaaaaaataattttaaacagtgtaaaattattttgaaaaaacatgtcgtTTTTTTGCTTAcctataaacaattagaataactttttaaccgttacctgtagaaaaattattttttcatatttagaaagactgaatttttatacacatttagaaagaaaaacaactgtcctaggacaattagggacaaagttagcccccccatttatttaattcacatgtttttgcaaaataattttgcaatatttataattattttttgtatttttttttaattaaattaatactgtaaatttccttcttccataaactatccaaagtattactgtagcttcatcattttctgactgacagtgttgcaaaaaaaataaatttgggataaacaaattaaataacttttaaactatttgaccaatttcttcgaaatttagggtatgaattaagcaccataagtctcagcattccgtttaataagaaggttctaagttaatttttagataagttataaatatttataaaaactctaaaatttattatttattttgcaattttctaagcaaccaataaggatagacatattaagcaaacgccatattgaagtttttataccgtttatgagtttcttactctcaaatttgtttaaaatgactattttcttagtaatagacgagaaaagcgaaaatttaccgttttttgatcttcatttgtttattactatgtatatcatcaaaatcggctgcaggaaatatataggttattattatagatgtccatattactcaaaaaatttggtttcggcctggagggggttgtgtcaccaacaggctatttttttttccttatttctcttaactaatatgttgctccacaatattgatatgataggcaattattatataaaagtaaatttaattaattgtattttgcttgtagtagtacattttaataattaattttatttactacatataattgtttaccttttaataacataaccttaatgttgttctgaagctattttcttgtggcatttttacaattttaactatttaatgggaaataagccacaatattattaaaaaatgatttttattaacgtttcgacgcccaaatcgggtgccgttgtcaaaatacaaaatactactaacataaacaaaaatgttgttgcttagtaaaaaaattcttctaataatttatttaatttgactcatttatatcggcaattcagatacatatgatacattttaaagtagaagactttaaaataatgttgccaatatttatgagttgcgttcctgggacgactttactgttgttgttgcttagtaaaaaaattcttctaataatttatttaatttgactcatttatatcggcaattcagatacatattatacattttaaagtagaagactttaaaatgatgttgccaatatttatgagttgcgttcctgggacgactttactgaaagatagttcattcgattacttgaaatcaaccccaacttaagaatatccgtcacaaaaaaatcatagcatgtgatctgtctttatttttattttataaatttctaATTTCAtagcgagaattttaatgtcaccgttgcatgtggttgtctttttaaagacagatcacatgctatgatttttttgtgacggatattcttaagttggggttgatttcaagtaatcgaatgaactatctttcagtaaagtcccaggaacgcaactcataaatattggcaacatcattttaaagtcttctactttaaaatgtatcatatgtatctgaattgccgatataaatgagtcaaattaaataaattattagaagattttttttactaagcaacaacaacagtaaagtcgtcccaggaacgcaactcataaatattggcaacatcattttaaagtcttctactttaaaatgtatcatatgtatctgaattgccgatataaatgagtcaaattaaataaattattagaagaatttttttactaagcaacaacatttttgtttatgttagtagtattttgtattttgacaacggcacccgatttggacgtcgaaacgttaataaaaatcattttttaataatattgtggcttatttcccattaaatagTTAAAACATAACCTTactattactttttcttcttataatttttttgggctatggccatgacaattgtccagtaaccaggaccaatatgattggccaatataattaaaagtgcgaaaaatgttgccgagctatgaaaccaggtgtcgcttttccgaacatGCATGGTCCCAATAGTTAAGTTAATACATATGTGTACATACAGTCATTCATCCTATAAGGATGTGTGGCACTGGTCACAATCTCTTTATGTTACTAATTCATAGAGAAAATGTGTCTATATTGATATATGATATAACAGTTTGCATAATAAACATACAAAAGTAAGACTAATTACCAGTCTCTGTTTGAATAAATTTCCAAAATATGTTGGAAACATGCTGTGTAGTTCGCGAacacaaaacaaacaattttctCCAATTAAATGACATaagataaaaattttattataaaaaatatttatttccacACATACCTATATATTGCCATCCCCTCTTTgagaacacacacacacacacatacctatataatattttattactaaaTAAAGCGTGAatagaataaaaattgaaaatcaGAATTTGTTTCCGAcataataaatattttaggtgTTTGTTTGCTATTTTATTACTgtcattataattatttataaaaactatttattccaaaaatttattttttatacatattaaacactattttattactacTATTACTATTATTGACTATAactattaaacaaaattattacaaaaatcaatttttcactCACATTACAAACTAAACTTAAATTCTACAGTTAAAAACCTTCCTAACAGTCGATAGGCAttggtttttctttttattttctgttttcataGGCTTTTTCTTGAGTACCTCCAAACTATGTCtcaaatttacatatttcttgGTGATCTTCTTGGAAACGTTAGCTGCAAATACTCTTTTAGCATCCTCCCTGGAAATAGTTATTGATTTTGCAGGATTCCGGATAATTTCTTCGGCCTGACGTCTTTCAATCTCGAAGGCATTCCGGAGATTATTTCTCAACACGCTGTCACCAAGACAAATACTCTTGAATCTAGGATCTGATCTTGCAGTTGCCAATAATGACAATGGATCCAACAATCTGAAATATGACAAAGTATATAAATTAaaagtataatttaaaaaaataaataccaatataaaaataataataaaaaataaaagaaattaacAAAGACTTACCTTAAAATATTATACCACATTTCCACAGGAAGCGCTGTCAACTGGAAGCAGGATGCAGCGATCACTGGTAATAATCGAAACATTTCGAACACAACTTAACAATAACACTTAATCGCTTTAAAGCACAAACTGAACTGACTATAGCGCGCAGATGCCTCTGTTATATACGCTGGTTTACGCGGCAAATCACTTACCAAAGCGCGCGCACTATCTAATACCACGTCAGCCATACAGCTGACCAAATCAACAAAAGATGGCGCACAGTGTACCGCCAAATTAACTGCATTGTGCGGCAATATAACACCGCGAAAATCATAAAGAACCACGTCATCGGTAGGGGAACGGAAACCACGTTTTtattgtggtaggggagcccaagcggggatttttgcagttactcgcgcgcgtcagattatcatatggggagaaacctggtaccctgcagatgtacctctaccatatattggctcttaacacagggaagttcgttaacgggggccgaaaaaaaaatatccttaaaaatactcgaaattgtcagattaagataaggtaagttaagtgcgTGCAATAgtaaaagagtgtatatttcaaaaatctgatgatttgagcggtaaggaaatggatgagtcaaaaagtgaatatttcgcgaaatgaacgtcagatcgaaaaactaaaaaatacgtcttcaatatttttcaaaaatctatggaatggtactaaacatgactccccatggagaggggtggggggtaaattttaaatacaaaccccgcgatatttcgcaaaatgaatatcagatcgaaaaactgcaaaatacactttcaaaatgtttttgaaaaatctatcgaatggtaccaaacacgaccccacacggaggtggggtggggggttactttaaaatcttaaataggagccccaaattttgatttcagatttggattctttacgtaaaaaaagcaacttttattcgaaacattttttcgaattatggatagatggctataatcggaaaaaacgattgttggaaatggaaaattaaattaaaaaatggaaagcgcccactaaaatggaaaattttacttaactttttttgattttaggacctaataatcataaCCCATTAGGTcatcataacgctcgagtgactgcaaattttttactttgctcccctaccattaagtaTATGTGGGTTAGACGCTTGTTGCAAATTTCTTTAAAGATGTTTTCATTGTTTTAAACGTGCAGGTTGTTATTTACGCTCTTGTACTaaatattttaaagcaaaaaatcaaaaagtttgtATGTAATAATTTTCTTACTTCAGGgactattatttttattagtcAAGATAGGTACCTATAAacttattttgacttaaaattcaATTAATCTATTGCAACAATCAATAAAAAATCGCAAAACAGATACAAATAAGGATGCTATGTTATTCATTGGTTGTGTGTGTGTATTTTATTggcattgtttttttttattaattggcTAAATAcacataaaataattattaaaaaagaaagTCATACAGTTTTGTATATGAAAAAAACATGTGAGAGATCAACAATTTTCAGAggtaaatattgaaaaattaggTAGAGGTCGAAAACTTGTTTTAAAGAATGTAGAGTTGCCCCTCTTGTGGCCAAATGGCAAACCACTGTTCGCTGAAAAAATTTAAAGATTTGTGTAAGTTAATTCCCCAAGATTCCATGCGTTTTTTATTGATTTCTAAACAACATTGAGTATGATGATTTGAAAGAAATTGGGTTAAATCCTGGTTTCAAAATTGATCAAGGTCAAATCGACTACGAGCTCAATTAGTAACATTTACTTACTATTAGTGACAAAGTCGAATTCGcagttttttctttatatttaccATTTCGAAGGGATAGTCGGTTATTGCAAAATGACAAACTTATATTTTTACAATGTTGCAAAAACCGTCATCCGACACCCTGATAGGGTGAAAGCAGGGGGAGAAAGAAAGCAAAAACCGTCTAAGACGCATTAAGTTATTTTTGCAACaaactgtttttatttattttacctTTGTGCGTTTTTTAAGGCAGCCTATAATGATTGACATATAAAAATGTGACAATAAAGGCTAATTTTCTATcagtattttttttaaagtagGTAGATACATTATGCTCATTTACTCTGAACAACAAATATGTGGATTAGACCATTATTGCAGAACACAGtgttttttgaagtgaaaacttctttagggacgttgtgcgatttttggataggggaaaaagcattgaattcg includes the following:
- the LOC114326799 gene encoding uncharacterized protein LOC114326799, translated to MFRLLPVIAASCFQLTALPVEMWYNILRLLDPLSLLATARSDPRFKSICLGDSVLRNNLRNAFEIERRQAEEIIRNPAKSITISREDAKRVFAANVSKKITKKYVNLRHSLEVLKKKPMKTENKKKNQCLSTVRKVFNCRI
- the LOC114326797 gene encoding uncharacterized protein LOC114326797 isoform X1, yielding MFRLLPVIAASCFQLTALPVEMWSNILRLLDPLSLLATARSDPRFKSICLGDSVLRNNLRNAFEIERRQAEEIIRNPAKSITISREDAKRVFAANASKKITKKSVNLRHSLEVLKKKPMKTENKKKNNVYRLLKKFLTVDSKFSL
- the LOC114326797 gene encoding uncharacterized protein LOC114326797 isoform X2; the protein is MFRLLPVIAASCFQLTALPVEMWSNILRLLDPLSLLATARSDPRFKSICLGDSVLRNNLRNAFEIERRQAEEIIRNPAKSITISREDAKRVFAANASKKITKKSVNLRHSLEVLRKKPMKTENRKKNQCLSTVKKIFNCRI